ATCAACATAATTGTTCagacaaaaatatgaaaaagaCAACCATCATCTCAAGTCACCACAATGGCATCAAGTTACTACAGTGGAATTTACTACAATGGCAGAAACATATGTTAAATATGGAAGTATATCAATTACTATTCCAACTGTCACTGTTCAAATTGAAACAGTTTCAGTTTGATCATGATGCATAGAATTCCCAATGACAGTATTAGATTTAGTACTGAAAATGATACAATATGAACGGGTTCGCCATCATAACAGGGCATGGTGCCTGAATAGTTATCAAAATAGTCCTATAAACATATGAAAGGGTACTGAAAATAGTAAACTGCAGAACTGTTAGGCTAGGGAAAAAATCAACACTTCCAGTGCATCTTGTCCCACATGATTACTGCAGGATAAAGACTAGATAACATATCCATGAACGCATATCTATGTGATATACTAGCTGCTAAGACATGGAAACAAGAAATCATTTTGCGCAAAACTCACTAAATGTTCACCCTATACTAGTGCTTTGTAGTTCAGTTATATAATCAAATTTACTATACTACAGCTTTGgataaaagaaggaaaacaagAATAATGACCATACAAGTCGATTTTTTACCAACCTTACAAAATCATCTAGAGCATGGCAACTGGCAGGTACCACTTTGATGCTGTTGTTGATCACAAGCTCATTTGCCTAATAAATCTGCTCCTGTGCCTCTGTCTTATGAGTTTGTCTCCCTGTCACTCTGTTATCTGTGCTCCAGTGCCTATCTGCAATCGTAACTCCCAATTCCTCACGCTACTAATCTGCAATCGGTGATTCACTTACGAGAAACTAAACTAGCATGTGCTATATGTTTTCTTGTATATTCTGGACACAGTTAAAAAATGGACAGAGGGTTATTTACGAGAATGCAAGCGATAGCACGCGTTGTTTCATACTTACTACAATGAAGTGCCCAATTTACATAAATTATAGCATTGAGGAACCAATTTACGATAATTGTGAGTACTATAAATAAACATGTAGCAATGATGATGTGACAGATGATTTACCACAAGAAAGCAAAATGATGCTTGAAGACACGATTTAATAATGCAAAATGGTAGAATTTTACATAATTCAACAGTCTATGGACGATAGTTATGAAGTGATTTAATACAACTAGGACAACGGCTATTTACCATAATTAAATGTCTAGTGCCCAAACTGTGGCAGGTGATTTATCAAGTGCGAAGGATTCAGGATAATGACAGGCTTGATTTGACAATACAAATTGATATGCAGTCACCGTAATTGTATTGGTGTGACTGAAAACAATAAACATTGCCTTCAAAAAATGTGTTGGGTACAGACTGATTTGTTGCACAGAACACTCATCCTTTTATCTCTGGGAGTAATGAGTAAAACACAACGAAAATGATGGCAACTAAGATACTGTCATATTACTTTGACTATGGCCATCAGCCTAGAATTCCATGAAATCGACATCGTGACTGATGCGGACAGACATGCTAGCTGATTTTGATCCCGTTCAGACTTACTCCCAAGGGACGTCGCCGACCAGCACCCGGTCGCCCTCCTCGACCTTGTACACCAGTGTGTACTTGCCGCTGATCACGggctcctcggcctcctcccccGCTGCCTCCTCGCCGCAGCGCCGgcccaccgcggcggcggctgggtcCCTGTGGGCTGCGCAATcgagggatttttttttctcgcatGATCAGACAACGCGAGCACGCATACACAGTTCTTGGAACAAACGAGGCGGCGATGGAGTACGTACCGGCGAGCAGGCCGCGGAAGAGCttgccgacggcggcggagagctcGGCGTAGCCGCCGTACGCCGTGAGGTCCACCTTCTGCCCGATGGGCACTCCGTCCATGTTGATCTTCACGAACAGGCCGCCGCTCTTGTGCGGTTGtgctcgccctcgccggcgccgcctcccttgGCGCCGCGGCCTCCCTTAACTCCGCCGTCCTgatgatgagccgacgacgactgCGGCATGCTAAATTAACCAATTACGGGCCTCTGACGACCTGCTGGTCGTGAACACACTCATCTGTGGTCGAGGACATCTCGATAAGCACATACATGCAGTTTTTTCGTTGTATATACAATAAGATAAATAGTTCACTAGTAAAGAAAACAGACAATAAGAGCACATGCTTAGCTGTTATGACAGCAAAACTAAGTATTAATATTAGAAGTGCAGTTGTGAactcaaattttttttaaaatctctctctctctatatatatatattatgctTAGCAATCTGAATGTTATACCTTTTATCACTCTTGTTTCCTCTCCTCCATGTTTCTACTACTCCTTTCTAGTTCTGTTAGTTGGTGATTGTATACACAACATATAAGGGGAAATATAATATCAATTTTTAGTTCCCATGATAACAATATACATAAATTTTAGGTTGACCAACGCCAAAGGTGATGATATGTCGACAATATATATAAATTCGATAACAATCGGTACTTTGTAACTGCGTAAGAATAGTACTTAGGGgctgttttcttccaccttgctaaactttagttgctaaaagttgctaaactttagcaaagctgtttggatactcttgttaaaaggcatttaatgagctgtaaaaggacctatctacccttattaaaggtgcgcaggaggggggagacaaacaataaatgaggggtatatgTTGTCTatcccaccttttagcaagttttagcaaccaaaaacttgctaaagtattaaactttagcaactcaactttagcaagtttaaTAAGAGTGTTTTGCAGTTTAGCAGCTCAAAGTTGCTAAACTAGcaaggtggaagaaaacaggcccttATTCATTATTTGGAAACTATTGGCTAGTGAATAAAAGTTACTTTTAGTCTACTGCGTATTTAAGCATAGTAATGGACAGTGGAACAACGAAAGGAAATATTAACAAGCATAGCCATGTGCCCAAAGTTAAAAAGCTCGATATTTGCTAATCTATTTATAAActcaaaattaattaaatattttgatCAATTCATATAATGATCAGTTGAGGTACAGAACAAACATGCTTTACCAAATGGAAAATCGGAAATCTAATGTCGTCTCTTGAATTTTACCTGGTAATAACAACCCTCACATGAGATTTTCATTGGAACATGCAAATCAGTATATAAGTCAATCAACAGAATAATTAAATCATTTAAATATATAATCAAATCGGTAGAACACCTGGGTCTGATCTCAAGTTGAACCAGGGAAAACGCACAAATCAAATGCTGATGATGAAGTGGTAACAGGGAGGGTGAACAGAGAGTAATAGATAGACCAAGGGGAAATGGAGAACAGAGGAGGAGCAGAAATCAATTGCAAGCAGGGAGGCCAGCAGCAGCTATGCGGCGTGCCACGGCTGAGATGAAGGAGACGACGGTAGCGGAGGGGCGAAATCCAGCACCAGAGATCCGACAGGTATCCTGCATGGTAGTGAGGTTGTATGCTGGCCTACGCATAGCTAACGCTCATCACAGCATGGTGCGGGCTCTCCTCTGCAGCCGCAACTGCAAGGAGGGAGTCAGCGACAGCTACGGCTGTGAGGAAGGGGGCGACGGGTTCCGCCGATGCGAGCAGAGAAGGCGATTTTCAGGAGACACCTGATGACGCTGCTAGAGCATCAGTCAGGTCATACTCTATAAAAAAAGATGTAAAACGTAAAATAGTGCAATTGTCTGAGGATATGCATTACAAATACCTACAGAGATAAACATTTCACTCCACACCAGAAGGTCTATCTACAATAATATACAGGTATATAAAGTTCCCCATTTAACTGATGCTTAGATGGATTATCACGAAGAACAACATATCGTTGGACTTGAGGCACGTCTAACGTGGCAAACCAGCAGTCGAGAGGAACTCTTGCTCCAGACTGTAGAACTTTTTGCTACGTTGAGATGAGGAAAGTTCAGATTTTTTCCCAAAATCAATGCCTGATAACTGATAGCTGTTTATATCACCTTTCATAAGCAAGGGTTTCCTCTCTTCATCTTTTCCAGCAGCAGGTTGATTCGACTCTGCTCGTTTTGTCCTCAGAAATTGTAGTGCCATCTCCACTTGCTTCATAGTAGGTCTTTGGTCACTTTGGAGCCTCACGCACATCTCCACAAGAGATGCAACACAATTTATTTCTTCTTCAGACGCTTCCTCCAGAACTTGAGGAGCTACTATTTCCGTAATAGGCCTAATCTTCATCTCCCACAGAAAGTAGTTAGACAAGTTTTGCTTTGTGCCCGACTCACTTGTAAGAATAGGCTCCTTTCTTACAAGCAATTCCAAGAGTACCACACCAAAACTATAAACATCACTCTTTTCGTTTAATTTCCCAGTATGGTAATACTCTGGATCTAAGTATCCAAACGTTCCTTGGACATTGGTAACTACATGTGTTTGATCTATTGGAACCAATCTTGAAGCACCAAAATCTGACACTTTAGCGGTATAGTTGGAGTCAAGGAGAATGTTGGATGACTTCACATCACGATGGAAAACTGATACTGAAGCTGCAGAATGGAGATAACAAAGAGCCCCAGCAGCTTCGGCCGCAATCCGGAGGGAGCCATCCCATGACAAAACTAATTCGTTACTTGAACCACCATGGAGGAAGTCATAAAGTGAGCCATTAAGGATAAAATCATACACCAGTAGTGGGACCTCGGTCTCGAGACAACATCCAAATAACTTAACAATATTCCTATGGTTTATTTGAGAAAGAATTGCAACCTCATTTATGAACTGATTAATCTCACCTTCCTCAATAATTTTAGACCGCTTTATTGCAACCACACGTTGGTCCGATAAGATACCTTTGTAAACCATACCATGTCCACCACGGCCTAGGATACGTGTGGAATCAAAATTATTTGTTGCCTTTTCAAGCTCCTCCAGAGAGAAAATCTTTGTCTTTTCACTAGCATTTTCATCAGATAATATTAGTTGTTCTAGGAGTAGGCCCTGGTTTCTACGGAAATACATCCTACGCAGTCGTTTTTGGATGTTTCTTTTCCATCGATGAGTGAGGTATATTCCACCAACACTAAGAAGCAGAACGGTAAAACCGCTGCACAGACCGATAATAACACCTGAAAAATTGTACATATGAGTTCCATTTAAACATAAATAATAGGGAAATTTGTCTACAGGACACTAAATAAAAACAAACTTTTCTCTAGGACACAGCAGCAAGTTTTATTATTCTGTACTGTAGGACACCGTCCAGTGTCCTCGAGATAACAAACAAAGTGTCATAGCGACAAAACCAGGTAAATGTAGTGTTCTGTAGATAAATTTCCACTAACAATATCTCAAAAAATATACTTCTTACCTAAGAGAGCATTTTGTCGTTTCATTGACGAGCACTGTAATTTGGTTGGATCGTATACTGTGTTCTCAGGGCATGGGGTACAGTAGAAGCTTCCTACAGTATTGTGGCACATTCCTTGACATCTGTTTGGTTGTAAACACTCATCAACCTCTGCAAATTAAGCACATGTATCTTTTTTAGGTAGCCAGAATTTGCTAAAACCTTTCATAGTTTACTGATATAATCAAATGTAAAACCAAAGGAATAATTACTTCCCTATTTTAAGACGGCACATGCACCATAATGTTGTACATCATCTTCACATTATTAAGACATCTATCGAAAAGTTCATAcactccctccgtttatttTTATAAGGCGTGATATGACATGGCACGGTCTCCCAAATTGCACTTTGATCattaatttatcttatattatattgtttatggttataaacttataatcattggagagtacatttgattacaaatccaaccatgtcAATTTTACatcataaaataaaaaaatatttgttaaattattgatcaaagataGCAATGTTTGAATCTAGGTATGCACGTACGCTTTATAAACATAAATGGAGGGAGTGTACACCATCATTAAATGCCTCAGGTTATAACTATACTATACCATTGACAAATTAGTTATTTAGACAATGCAaatatcatattttttttgtcatcCGTATGTAATGCATGGCAGTTCATAACTTTAGTACAAGGTAAATTCCGAATAAACTATAAATTGTAATATTTTACGAACACAATATTTATTCATATATCTTTTAAACTGACATGGATACTTGGGCAAAATTAAGGAAATAATGAATTCAAAAGCCACCCCTGATCTAGCCACGCAGTAGAACGTTGCAAGACAAAAGTCGCATGTTTTTCTGTGTGAAATACCCACATGTGTGGTTTCTAAGCTTTAAACACATGACCGCCCCTCTGAAACAACCCTAGTTAGAATCCACAGTGTAAAACATTATCATCTGGTACGAGTAAAAAGTTTACTACACAACTGAACTAGTCGGCCTAGGCATTTCTGATCTTTAATGCATGGGCTGTGCAATATGTATAAGATGGCTGTGGTTACAAAACACTGAACCCAATCGGCCTTGGTCCATATTTCCAATACATGTACGTCATTGTGTTCAAGCATTCTTCTCCAAGGCTATTGGTACTAAGGTTGGATATTGTGCGCATACTCTTGTTTGGAAAGAGATGGCTTCATGGGCATATAATCTCTTGCACTTTATCTCTTTGCTTTGGTGGCCAAGCGAAGGGCTAACAAGCAAACTATATTGGAGGCTCTTACTGATAATGCCTCCATTGCTGACATGCAAGGGGCTCTTATAGTGGGTGTAAGTGCTGGATATTTGGACCTTTGGGATCTCATCCTCAGGCTGTGTTGTTGCAGCCTTCTAGTGTGGAGGATAAACATGTTTGATGCTTATCTTCTTTAAGGGATTATTCGGCTAAGTCAGAATATGAGGGACTTTTATAAGGGACGGTTCAGTTTGAACATTGGCAGTGTATTTGGATATGTCACTTCTTCATATGGTTTGTAGCAtaatccctccgtcccaaaaagaatacCATCCTGGAATCAAATTTtatcccaaaaagaatgcaatctAGGATTTAAGCATCGTGCATGCATAATCTAGCACGCTAATCTAGCTTgtgcatgcatgattaaatAGAAATGGATTCCCTCCATCTTCTCTATGCAAACACAACTAACTAAAGGCAAATGCGTATTTTTCATTCACCCCTAATTTGTATGAAAAATCCCACGATGTTGTTTATTTTCGGATGGAGGGCGTATTTGATAGATGTTGGATGGC
This portion of the Setaria viridis chromosome 7, Setaria_viridis_v4.0, whole genome shotgun sequence genome encodes:
- the LOC117862911 gene encoding auxin-responsive protein IAA2, encoding MSSTTDECVHDQQVVRGRPRRQGRRRRRGRAQPHKSGGLFVKINMDGVPIGQKVDLTAYGGYAELSAAVGKLFRGLLAGTYSIAASFEAAGEEAEEPVISGKYTLVYKVEEGDRVLVGDVPWE
- the LOC117865970 gene encoding wall-associated receptor kinase 4, whose translation is MFPLLLLRSLLGIQLLMLVSVVLGSQAESNGTVSTIPTLSGCKTSCGDLTFSYPFGIGPGCSRGGDFQLTCNESAQPPTLLLHDGITQVAHNIVTVDTGYLYSSNRYIRTINFPYTIPVSYGVHTYNMSWSSPGNSFTISYISMNITGCDFDIYLSDQNANITSPVCTLKCPTSDITDLAARQNCNGTGCCHIFWARSFRAFKLKFVRHRKSSPEVNYNRSSLWDYINVTTVDSSLSWNIVDQPNCASAKENNATFACAGNNSRCIDSPQGFGYIGYSCQCNSGYMGNPYISSGCSRDRGYNPAAQQKANCSRVCGNIDVPFPFGIEEGCFAREQFFVNCTNVTTSTLQLGHGHDYYLVKEINIDEGLIEYTIADDYEGFVNHISDDDPGIFVSSGESVSMKWVVANLTCQEAQANSSGYACVSANSNCIPVNSTSGYVGYQCNCSYGFQGNPYLHSGCEEVDECLQPNRCQGMCHNTVGSFYCTPCPENTVYDPTKLQCSSMKRQNALLGVIIGLCSGFTVLLLSVGGIYLTHRWKRNIQKRLRRMYFRRNQGLLLEQLILSDENASEKTKIFSLEELEKATNNFDSTRILGRGGHGMVYKGILSDQRVVAIKRSKIIEEGEINQFINEVAILSQINHRNIVKLFGCCLETEVPLLVYDFILNGSLYDFLHGGSSNELVLSWDGSLRIAAEAAGALCYLHSAASVSVFHRDVKSSNILLDSNYTAKVSDFGASRLVPIDQTHVVTNVQGTFGYLDPEYYHTGKLNEKSDVYSFGVVLLELLVRKEPILTSESGTKQNLSNYFLWEMKIRPITEIVAPQVLEEASEEEINCVASLVEMCVRLQSDQRPTMKQVEMALQFLRTKRAESNQPAAGKDEERKPLLMKGDINSYQLSGIDFGKKSELSSSQRSKKFYSLEQEFLSTAGLPR